From one Luteolibacter sp. SL250 genomic stretch:
- a CDS encoding PEP-CTERM sorting domain-containing protein (PEP-CTERM proteins occur, often in large numbers, in the proteomes of bacteria that also encode an exosortase, a predicted intramembrane cysteine proteinase. The presence of a PEP-CTERM domain at a protein's C-terminus predicts cleavage within the sorting domain, followed by covalent anchoring to some some component of the (usually Gram-negative) cell surface. Many PEP-CTERM proteins exhibit an unusual sequence composition that includes large numbers of potential glycosylation sites. Expression of one such protein has been shown restore the ability of a bacterium to form floc, a type of biofilm.) produces MKRLTHPLLLLTAGLLPLGTAQAAITTFDGLAYETPLTTLPGWTASEANNTSHLIAWTENNTGAFGGAYVPGNASPVTLTMASSIFSSVAGVSMEIALYGSSASDPGRDTFSIGITDGSGAALVTIVFAPAVSVGGEARWEVGYSIGTGNVFYTGRTFSPGPADYDIGVSFNNSDFVFTYGNSLGTNSVNGTIAGYNGATNGLGDIKFVWTKSPTEAYGDNYMTFDNIAVVPEPSAAALCGLAASVFLVRRRK; encoded by the coding sequence ATGAAACGACTGACACATCCACTGCTGCTCCTCACCGCCGGACTCCTGCCCTTGGGCACGGCACAGGCCGCCATCACCACCTTCGACGGGTTGGCCTATGAGACCCCCCTCACCACCCTGCCAGGCTGGACCGCCTCCGAGGCGAACAACACCAGCCACCTCATCGCCTGGACGGAAAACAACACGGGGGCCTTCGGCGGCGCCTACGTGCCGGGCAACGCCTCCCCCGTCACGCTGACCATGGCCTCCAGCATCTTCAGCTCCGTCGCCGGTGTTTCCATGGAGATCGCCCTCTACGGCAGCTCCGCCAGCGATCCCGGCCGTGACACCTTCAGCATCGGCATCACGGACGGTTCCGGCGCGGCGTTGGTGACCATCGTCTTCGCCCCGGCCGTCTCCGTCGGCGGTGAGGCCCGCTGGGAGGTCGGCTACTCCATCGGCACGGGAAATGTCTTCTACACCGGCCGCACCTTCAGCCCCGGACCGGCGGACTACGACATCGGCGTGTCATTCAACAATTCCGACTTCGTCTTCACCTACGGCAACTCGCTGGGAACGAACTCCGTCAACGGAACCATCGCCGGTTACAACGGCGCGACCAACGGCCTGGGCGACATCAAGTTCGTGTGGACCAAATCCCCGACCGAAGCCTACGGCGACAACTACATGACCTTCGACAACATCGCGGTCGTGCCCGAGCCATCCGCCGCGGCCCTCTGCGGCCTGGCGGCAAGTGTTTTCCTCGTCCGCAGGCGGAAGTGA
- a CDS encoding DUF6614 family protein translates to MTSYHVHFSARDGIPDDALLSQVHAFMATQIRDNHALSYRVLRLTNKASFPDLPDFQLIVDYASEDDLQAAFRHMKALYREEPHAPLMRMVSTFRVSFSRDEQPPDPEDEGQIAFGNGME, encoded by the coding sequence ATGACCTCCTACCACGTCCACTTCAGCGCGCGGGATGGCATCCCGGATGACGCCCTGCTTTCACAGGTGCATGCCTTCATGGCCACCCAGATCCGGGACAACCACGCGCTTTCCTACCGGGTGCTGCGCCTGACGAACAAGGCCAGCTTCCCGGATCTGCCGGATTTCCAGCTCATCGTGGACTACGCCTCGGAGGATGATCTCCAGGCCGCGTTCCGCCACATGAAGGCCCTCTACCGGGAGGAACCCCACGCTCCGCTGATGCGGATGGTTTCCACCTTCCGGGTGTCCTTTTCCCGGGACGAGCAACCGCCTGATCCGGAGGATGAAGGACAGATTGCATTTGGAAACGGGATGGAATAG
- a CDS encoding trypsin-like peptidase domain-containing protein, whose product MLRTLSALFLTVAALSAQDAPLPVPTAPPLPKGTPSAPSDVYRSVVRIEVATQVPDYGTPWNAGRFSGGIGTGFIIGKNKILTNAHVVSNQRRILITIHGSPEKYPAKVEHVAHDCDLALLSVEDFSAFESFPTFSFGDIPSLESQVRVIGYPVGGDRLSVTRGVVSRIDFQPYSHSRADSHLVVQIDAAINPGNSGGPVIQDNKVVGVAFQGLRAADNTGYIIPTPVVKRFLKDIEDGNYDHYAELGVNEFPLHNPAMRKALGLPNDGVGVLVTNVIPTSSADGVLKSGDVLVSLDGKEVDSAGMVLVDGEKVNYNEIIERKFAGDKVAVRFRRDGGWNDVEITLKPLHWSRMYAIEYEKNPRYLVFAGLVFQPLDTNLFAAAKFNDVTLRRLYTDYVSKGLFQKHKDVVVLTRVESDPVTSQLGDFNGFAVEKINGTEVKDLKHANELLHPETPPEFHVIELFGANRPIVIPSAKVEAANQRVQENYGINQLSNLEE is encoded by the coding sequence ATGCTACGCACGCTTTCCGCCCTGTTCCTCACCGTCGCGGCGTTGTCCGCGCAGGACGCCCCGCTTCCCGTCCCGACCGCGCCCCCCCTGCCGAAAGGCACGCCGTCCGCCCCGTCGGATGTCTATCGTTCCGTCGTCCGGATCGAGGTGGCGACCCAGGTGCCCGACTATGGCACGCCGTGGAATGCGGGCCGCTTCAGCGGCGGAATCGGCACCGGTTTCATCATCGGGAAAAACAAGATCCTGACCAACGCGCACGTGGTGTCGAACCAGCGGCGCATCCTCATCACCATCCACGGCAGTCCGGAAAAATATCCGGCGAAGGTGGAACACGTCGCCCATGACTGTGACCTGGCCCTGCTGTCGGTGGAGGATTTCTCCGCTTTCGAGTCCTTCCCGACGTTCAGCTTCGGGGACATCCCGTCGCTGGAAAGCCAGGTGCGGGTGATCGGCTACCCGGTCGGCGGCGACCGCCTGTCGGTGACGCGCGGCGTGGTTTCCCGGATCGACTTCCAGCCTTACTCCCACTCGCGGGCGGACTCCCACCTGGTGGTGCAGATCGACGCGGCGATCAACCCGGGCAACTCCGGCGGTCCGGTCATTCAGGACAACAAGGTGGTCGGCGTGGCCTTCCAGGGCCTGCGTGCCGCGGACAACACCGGTTACATCATCCCCACGCCGGTCGTGAAGCGCTTCCTGAAGGACATCGAGGACGGCAACTACGACCACTACGCGGAACTGGGCGTGAACGAGTTCCCCCTGCACAACCCGGCCATGCGCAAGGCGCTGGGCCTGCCGAACGACGGCGTGGGCGTGCTGGTCACCAATGTCATCCCCACCAGCTCCGCCGATGGCGTGCTGAAAAGCGGCGACGTGCTGGTTTCGCTCGATGGCAAGGAAGTCGACAGCGCCGGCATGGTTCTGGTGGACGGGGAGAAGGTGAACTACAACGAGATCATCGAACGGAAGTTCGCCGGGGACAAGGTGGCCGTGCGGTTCAGGAGGGACGGCGGCTGGAACGACGTGGAGATCACCCTCAAGCCGCTCCACTGGTCGCGGATGTATGCCATCGAGTATGAGAAGAACCCGCGCTACCTGGTCTTTGCAGGCCTCGTTTTCCAACCACTGGACACGAACCTTTTCGCCGCGGCGAAGTTCAATGACGTGACGCTGCGCCGCCTCTACACGGACTACGTGTCGAAGGGGCTGTTCCAGAAGCACAAGGACGTCGTCGTGCTGACGCGGGTCGAGAGCGATCCGGTCACCAGCCAGCTCGGCGACTTCAACGGCTTCGCCGTGGAGAAGATCAACGGCACGGAAGTGAAGGACCTGAAGCATGCCAACGAGCTGCTCCATCCGGAAACCCCTCCGGAATTCCATGTCATCGAGCTGTTCGGCGCGAACCGCCCGATCGTGATCCCGTCCGCCAAGGTAGAGGCCGCCAACCAGCGGGTGCAGGAGAACTACGGCATCAACCAGCTATCGAACCTGGAGGAGTGA
- a CDS encoding tetratricopeptide repeat protein: MDFRRSSVLLLVACACLAVTACEKQPVQIAEAPPNPLATQLSGARLDAARTALEKNRRDEALLLLVSALKADPGHTEALQSLRVLLAETRWHYPAARMDAGLPVEKLVLSGTSLWAGVSGGYQPGTWNATARWNLATPAVEAVLFPRPAEQTQALFLSPDRSKIIVQRGTPGDFISVLCDAENLQPIRNLGRYPESCSVAAVTTFSPDGLLIAYPQANSGTLTWQIADAATGEIIRSHEQPKTVIPLSARLDRQHLDILHADGTHLKIPVSPVEEIASSPAVSLPRESGDGFTLNGNVAEFPGTKMAPIRDGAAITAFTLEDGRAVAATAKGGITVHRLLPAAKTTGRDAGPIHFKPSMLAPLTLLAEGLTGLKFDEERRSFTLLAEKERRAAIGGAGAVALPGLDFSAVVEGILSTPCSTGQPDAAFLLHDRISRASETRRGFLALGPEASSAEPSSVEKIQAIFRTGDSAAIIAAVREIPAKDPAAAAALSLALEAEHPEWISAFAEGKTPLPPLLRKLAASRIAWLEGNKAGAISLWRDGFPDLRTVRRSEDWDGWETVDFTPRFAEHFILIDQQLATFELPADASVERKKALAGRLLDPDTARSIGRSRHAEACLKAAQDMATDKDTAALALELSVRARELGAPPVPGLRAEATACTTLELYQKAHETWISLITDQPLEEQRSSDYAEAAYLAFENGNGDQAMEILNTGLHRFPEDADYAYRAGWISLLTARWDRAHLYLTAGEHTGFPEEKREKALAMLAIAASECGYSEDAAIYFEQLAAIDPSWSEPDPPKADGWPPELKISIHQLASPPKAMPVTEDGLMLDLPPPDGRNIDPLAPLDPVPMVEDVLPLPVPEEPGGIDLTRKPIKADDIPSLPMPKNKR, translated from the coding sequence ATGGATTTCCGCAGGAGCAGCGTGCTCCTGTTGGTGGCGTGCGCGTGCCTGGCGGTCACCGCCTGCGAAAAGCAGCCGGTCCAGATCGCGGAGGCTCCGCCGAACCCGCTGGCGACCCAGCTTTCCGGCGCACGGCTGGATGCGGCGAGGACGGCACTCGAGAAGAACCGGCGGGATGAGGCGCTCCTGCTGCTGGTCTCCGCTCTGAAGGCGGACCCCGGCCACACGGAGGCGCTGCAGTCGCTCCGCGTGCTGCTGGCGGAGACGCGCTGGCACTACCCCGCGGCACGGATGGATGCGGGCCTGCCGGTGGAGAAGCTGGTGCTGTCCGGCACCTCCCTCTGGGCCGGTGTTTCCGGTGGCTACCAACCGGGCACGTGGAACGCGACCGCCCGCTGGAACTTGGCCACCCCGGCGGTGGAGGCGGTCCTCTTTCCCCGCCCCGCGGAGCAGACGCAGGCGCTTTTCCTTTCCCCGGACCGGAGCAAGATCATCGTCCAGCGCGGCACGCCGGGGGATTTCATCTCCGTGCTGTGCGATGCGGAGAACCTGCAGCCCATCCGGAACCTGGGCAGGTATCCCGAAAGCTGTTCCGTCGCGGCGGTCACCACCTTTTCCCCGGACGGCTTGCTCATCGCCTACCCGCAGGCGAACAGCGGAACGCTGACCTGGCAGATCGCGGATGCGGCGACGGGTGAAATCATCCGTTCCCATGAGCAACCGAAGACAGTCATCCCGCTGTCCGCCCGGCTGGACCGCCAGCACCTGGACATCCTCCACGCGGATGGCACCCATCTGAAGATCCCGGTCTCTCCGGTGGAGGAAATCGCTTCCTCCCCGGCCGTCTCGCTGCCGCGGGAATCCGGGGACGGTTTCACCCTCAACGGGAATGTCGCGGAATTTCCCGGGACGAAGATGGCCCCCATCCGCGACGGCGCGGCCATCACCGCCTTCACCCTGGAGGACGGCCGTGCGGTAGCGGCCACCGCGAAGGGCGGCATCACCGTCCACCGGCTGTTGCCTGCTGCGAAGACCACCGGCCGGGATGCGGGTCCCATTCATTTCAAACCGTCCATGCTCGCCCCCCTCACGTTGCTCGCGGAAGGACTGACGGGACTGAAGTTCGACGAGGAAAGGCGGAGCTTCACCCTGCTGGCGGAGAAGGAACGCCGCGCCGCGATCGGCGGGGCGGGCGCGGTTGCCCTGCCGGGCCTGGATTTCTCCGCGGTGGTGGAGGGCATCCTGTCCACGCCCTGCTCCACCGGCCAGCCGGATGCCGCCTTCCTCCTGCATGACCGGATCTCCCGTGCCAGTGAGACACGCCGCGGCTTTCTCGCGCTGGGACCGGAGGCATCTTCGGCGGAGCCGTCATCGGTGGAGAAGATCCAGGCCATCTTCCGGACGGGTGACTCCGCCGCCATCATCGCCGCCGTCCGGGAGATCCCCGCGAAGGACCCCGCCGCGGCCGCCGCGCTATCGCTGGCCCTGGAGGCGGAACATCCGGAATGGATCTCTGCCTTTGCGGAGGGGAAAACACCCTTGCCTCCGCTGCTGCGGAAGCTGGCCGCCTCCCGCATCGCCTGGCTGGAGGGCAACAAGGCGGGCGCGATCTCCCTCTGGCGGGATGGCTTCCCCGACCTCAGAACCGTGCGCCGCTCGGAAGACTGGGACGGTTGGGAGACGGTGGACTTCACCCCACGGTTCGCGGAGCATTTCATCCTCATCGACCAGCAACTGGCCACCTTCGAGCTGCCTGCGGACGCCTCGGTGGAGCGGAAGAAGGCACTGGCCGGACGCCTGCTGGACCCGGATACAGCCAGGAGCATCGGTCGGTCGCGGCATGCGGAAGCCTGCCTGAAGGCGGCACAGGACATGGCCACGGACAAGGACACCGCCGCGCTGGCGCTGGAGCTTTCCGTCCGCGCGCGGGAGCTGGGCGCACCACCGGTGCCCGGCCTGCGGGCGGAGGCGACCGCATGCACGACCCTGGAGCTATATCAGAAGGCGCATGAAACGTGGATCTCCCTCATCACGGATCAGCCGCTGGAGGAACAACGTTCATCCGACTACGCGGAGGCCGCCTACCTCGCCTTTGAAAATGGCAATGGCGACCAGGCGATGGAGATCCTCAACACCGGCCTCCACCGTTTCCCGGAGGATGCGGACTATGCCTACCGTGCCGGATGGATCTCCCTGCTGACCGCCCGCTGGGACCGCGCCCACCTCTACCTCACCGCCGGAGAACACACCGGCTTTCCCGAGGAGAAGCGTGAGAAGGCGCTGGCGATGCTCGCCATCGCCGCGTCCGAATGCGGCTACAGCGAGGACGCCGCCATTTACTTCGAACAGCTCGCCGCGATCGATCCATCATGGTCGGAGCCGGATCCACCGAAGGCCGATGGCTGGCCGCCGGAGCTGAAAATTTCCATCCACCAACTGGCTTCTCCACCAAAGGCGATGCCCGTCACGGAAGACGGCCTGATGCTCGACCTGCCGCCGCCCGACGGCAGAAACATCGATCCGCTCGCGCCGCTCGATCCCGTGCCGATGGTGGAGGATGTCCTGCCGCTGCCGGTGCCCGAGGAACCCGGCGGCATCGACCTCACCAGAAAGCCCATCAAGGCGGATGACATCCCCTCGCTCCCGATGCCGAAAAACAAGCGCTAG
- a CDS encoding glycoside hydrolase family 5 protein gives MKPFPILAATFIALAATASAQNETLRQAGEGRVFLKTPADQPPLTGVSVTLGSATDALWEKDPAKSARQKDIRFGIRSWEWQEIRINFTPTYDGPLELSLAGLWEQEQPGKIYRQEILWDSLVTSGTAIMNGGFEARAGAVPDGWTSQGTYPGVGEWPLEGAASHEGKSVGTSWHNRMLSQTLQVKKGNHVTITLQARAANLPGYVAPKTYPKDSAAHQAAAKIKRGVNLGNCWEVGPPFSWKVPYTPDDIDKIAAEGFDHIRIPVAWHHHMTKTAADTYEIKPGLLAELDPVIQRAIEKNLHILLDWHHFYELDKDPTGHRQQFVRGWHTIATHYKDASPLLFFELLNEPHDKLTTELLNPIQAEAIATIRGIHPQRVIFLSTGDWGKIEELDKLILPDDGKLVVTVHCYEPFIFTHQNSSWTYLKDLKNITYPGPPATPVSLPESLKGNRQVADLIQRYNTVQGIDNPSSPQKMLLLLDAAKRWSDHFGRPIHLGEFGAIDAADAASRARYVKDVKEAAESRGIPWTLWDWKAKFAYWDKKAQQPLLRGAIFE, from the coding sequence ATGAAGCCATTCCCCATCCTCGCCGCGACATTCATCGCCCTCGCGGCCACCGCCTCCGCCCAGAACGAAACGCTCCGCCAGGCCGGCGAGGGACGGGTTTTCCTGAAGACACCGGCGGACCAGCCTCCTCTCACCGGAGTTTCCGTCACACTGGGCAGCGCCACGGACGCGCTGTGGGAAAAGGACCCGGCGAAATCCGCGCGGCAGAAGGACATCCGCTTCGGCATCCGGTCCTGGGAGTGGCAGGAGATCAGGATCAACTTCACGCCCACCTACGACGGACCGTTGGAGCTGTCGCTGGCAGGCCTGTGGGAACAGGAACAGCCGGGGAAAATCTACCGTCAGGAAATCCTGTGGGACAGCCTGGTGACCAGCGGCACCGCCATCATGAACGGTGGGTTCGAGGCCCGCGCGGGCGCCGTGCCGGACGGCTGGACCAGCCAGGGCACCTACCCCGGCGTCGGGGAATGGCCTCTGGAGGGTGCCGCCTCCCACGAGGGGAAATCCGTCGGCACCTCATGGCACAACCGCATGCTCTCCCAGACGCTCCAGGTGAAGAAAGGCAACCACGTCACCATCACCCTGCAGGCGCGGGCCGCGAACCTGCCCGGCTACGTCGCGCCGAAGACCTACCCGAAGGACAGCGCCGCCCATCAGGCGGCGGCGAAGATCAAGCGCGGCGTGAACCTGGGCAACTGCTGGGAGGTCGGTCCGCCGTTCTCATGGAAGGTCCCCTATACCCCGGACGACATCGACAAGATCGCCGCGGAGGGCTTCGATCACATCCGCATCCCCGTCGCGTGGCACCACCACATGACGAAGACCGCCGCTGACACCTACGAGATCAAGCCGGGCCTGCTCGCGGAGCTGGACCCCGTCATCCAGCGGGCGATCGAAAAGAACCTCCACATCCTGCTGGACTGGCACCATTTCTACGAGCTGGACAAGGACCCCACCGGCCACCGCCAGCAGTTTGTGAGAGGCTGGCACACCATCGCCACCCACTACAAGGACGCCTCCCCTCTCCTGTTCTTCGAGCTGCTCAACGAGCCGCATGACAAGCTGACCACCGAGCTTCTCAACCCCATCCAGGCGGAGGCCATCGCCACCATCCGTGGCATCCACCCGCAGCGCGTCATTTTCCTGAGCACCGGGGACTGGGGCAAAATCGAGGAACTGGACAAGCTCATCCTACCGGACGACGGCAAGCTGGTGGTGACCGTCCATTGCTATGAGCCGTTCATCTTCACCCACCAGAACTCCTCCTGGACCTACCTGAAGGATCTGAAAAACATCACCTACCCCGGTCCACCCGCCACCCCCGTCTCCCTGCCGGAAAGCCTCAAGGGCAACCGCCAGGTGGCGGACCTCATCCAACGCTACAACACGGTCCAGGGCATCGACAACCCATCCTCTCCGCAGAAGATGCTGCTCCTGCTGGACGCGGCGAAGCGCTGGTCCGACCACTTCGGCCGGCCGATCCACCTCGGTGAGTTCGGCGCCATCGACGCCGCGGACGCCGCCAGCCGCGCCCGCTATGTGAAGGACGTGAAAGAGGCCGCCGAATCCCGCGGCATCCCGTGGACACTCTGGGACTGGAAGGCGAAATTCGCCTACTGGGACAAGAAGGCGCAGCAACCGCTGCTGCGCGGAGCGATCTTCGAGTGA
- the folK gene encoding 2-amino-4-hydroxy-6-hydroxymethyldihydropteridine diphosphokinase, translated as MSRTGIALGSNLGDRVENLRRAKELLASISTGPVLAAPVYLTEPVNCPPGSPDFLNTVVEISYDGTPAELLEMTQAFQRQLGRTEAVERNAPRVIDIDLLYSGGEIISTEVLELPHPRIALRQFVLRPLADLRPDLVLPGHTLTIAEHLENLAEPALPVAAREW; from the coding sequence ATGTCGCGCACTGGCATCGCACTCGGCTCCAATCTAGGTGACCGCGTGGAGAATCTCCGGCGGGCGAAGGAGTTGCTCGCCTCCATTTCCACCGGTCCGGTGCTGGCCGCACCGGTCTATCTCACGGAGCCGGTGAACTGCCCGCCGGGGTCGCCGGACTTTCTCAATACGGTGGTGGAGATTTCCTATGACGGCACCCCTGCGGAGCTCTTGGAAATGACACAGGCATTCCAGCGCCAACTCGGACGCACGGAGGCGGTGGAGCGGAACGCCCCGCGCGTGATCGACATCGACCTGCTCTATTCCGGCGGGGAGATCATCTCAACGGAGGTGCTGGAACTCCCCCACCCGCGCATCGCGCTGCGGCAGTTCGTCCTGCGTCCGCTGGCGGACCTCCGCCCGGATCTGGTGCTGCCGGGGCACACGCTCACCATCGCGGAGCATCTGGAAAACCTCGCGGAACCCGCACTTCCGGTGGCGGCGCGGGAGTGGTGA
- a CDS encoding Dabb family protein, giving the protein MDHHVYFWLKEEHKNADDRATFEKGLDSLFKLDGVKGGRWAVPANVMPRPVIDQSWDYALVMQFDSIEAQDAYQVDPDHHVFIDTCKHFWDKVQVRDLA; this is encoded by the coding sequence ATGGATCATCACGTTTATTTCTGGCTGAAGGAAGAACACAAGAACGCGGACGACCGCGCCACCTTTGAAAAGGGTCTCGACTCCCTCTTCAAACTGGACGGAGTGAAAGGTGGCCGCTGGGCCGTCCCGGCGAATGTCATGCCCCGCCCGGTCATCGACCAGTCATGGGACTACGCCCTGGTCATGCAATTCGACAGCATCGAGGCGCAGGACGCCTATCAGGTGGATCCGGACCACCACGTGTTCATCGACACCTGCAAGCACTTCTGGGACAAGGTGCAGGTGCGCGACCTCGCTTGA
- a CDS encoding sulfatase-like hydrolase/transferase, with protein sequence MKLPRFSITLCLLLVPFLSARSAVEKPNIIFILVDDMGWGDLGAFGNKGTKTPNIDRLAAEGLRFTQFYVNSPICSPSRTALTTGQYPQRWKITSYLSNRAENERRGMAQWLDPAAPSLARSLKSAGYTSGHFGKWHMGGQRDVGEAPMITEYGFDESLTNFEGLGPRLLGMADAHDGKPPRPHSLNSEKLGRGPVIWYDRTHLTEGFVGAAIQFMNKAEADGRPFFINLWPDDVHSPFFPPADRRGDGSKRELYRGVLETMDEQLGKLFDHVRDTPALKDRTLIVFCSDNGHEPGAGTAGPLRGAKGTLYEGGVRSPLIVWGPGLIPAGKAGQTNGTSVFAAFDLTVSLLALSGGTAPIDTTFDGENLSPTLIGTGTDSRKKPIFWRRPPDRKGTAEENLLPDLAMRDGEWKLLCNYDGSAPQLYHLPADAGEATNLAGRHPEVVEKMTRAVTAWHDSLPPDHGPALGEKRSRRQAPRK encoded by the coding sequence ATGAAGCTCCCGCGCTTTTCCATCACCCTCTGCCTGCTGCTGGTCCCGTTCCTCTCCGCAAGGTCCGCGGTGGAGAAGCCCAACATCATTTTCATCCTGGTGGATGACATGGGCTGGGGGGATCTCGGAGCCTTCGGCAACAAGGGGACGAAGACGCCGAACATCGACCGGCTGGCGGCGGAAGGCCTCCGCTTCACCCAGTTCTATGTGAACTCCCCCATCTGTTCTCCATCGCGCACGGCGCTGACCACCGGGCAGTATCCGCAGCGGTGGAAGATCACCTCCTATCTGAGCAACCGCGCGGAAAACGAACGCCGCGGCATGGCCCAGTGGCTGGATCCCGCCGCGCCATCTCTGGCCCGCTCACTCAAATCCGCCGGCTACACTTCCGGCCATTTCGGCAAGTGGCACATGGGCGGCCAGCGGGATGTGGGCGAGGCACCGATGATCACGGAGTATGGTTTCGACGAATCCCTGACGAACTTCGAGGGACTGGGGCCGCGCCTGCTGGGCATGGCGGACGCGCATGATGGCAAGCCGCCGCGCCCGCACTCGCTGAACTCGGAGAAGCTCGGCCGTGGGCCCGTCATCTGGTATGACCGCACGCACCTCACGGAGGGTTTCGTCGGAGCCGCCATCCAGTTCATGAACAAGGCAGAGGCGGACGGGCGTCCGTTCTTCATCAACCTCTGGCCGGACGATGTGCACTCCCCCTTCTTTCCGCCAGCCGACCGCCGTGGGGACGGCAGCAAGCGCGAGCTCTACCGGGGCGTGCTGGAGACGATGGACGAGCAGCTCGGGAAACTTTTCGACCATGTGCGGGACACACCCGCGCTGAAGGACCGTACGCTGATCGTGTTCTGCTCCGACAACGGCCATGAGCCGGGCGCGGGTACCGCAGGACCACTGCGAGGCGCGAAAGGCACGCTCTATGAAGGCGGCGTGCGCTCGCCGCTCATCGTCTGGGGGCCTGGGTTGATCCCCGCGGGCAAGGCGGGGCAGACGAACGGGACGTCCGTCTTCGCCGCGTTCGATCTGACTGTCTCCCTGCTGGCGCTCTCCGGTGGCACCGCCCCGATAGACACCACCTTCGATGGCGAGAATCTGTCCCCCACCCTCATCGGCACGGGAACGGATTCCCGCAAGAAACCGATCTTCTGGCGCAGGCCGCCGGACCGGAAAGGAACCGCGGAGGAGAACCTCCTGCCCGATCTGGCGATGCGTGATGGAGAGTGGAAACTGCTCTGCAACTACGATGGCTCCGCGCCCCAGCTCTACCACCTGCCCGCCGATGCCGGAGAGGCGACTAACCTCGCAGGACGCCATCCGGAGGTAGTGGAGAAGATGACCCGCGCCGTGACCGCCTGGCACGACAGCCTGCCACCGGACCATGGCCCGGCACTGGGTGAGAAGCGCTCCCGCCGGCAGGCACCGCGGAAATGA